The following coding sequences lie in one Fusarium poae strain DAOMC 252244 chromosome 1, whole genome shotgun sequence genomic window:
- a CDS encoding hypothetical protein (SECRETED:SignalP(1-20)), translating to MSGFEVAGIVLGSLPLLVTALETYCKFMRDWGKAPSELKSLNRQLTTERAKLYNVCDLLINDVVPQRDIEPMLLSPFGPLWRVPETNDKIRRRLWDAYDPFEETIVEIQEALEAIMSRLRVQISQDGQVEWVNKNRMTREFKKLLYRLHRDDYKDDIATISKGISDLESLTKLSIRLEPSRRKQSRGKLFKILRDLSTSIYRALCSSILCTDAHDVSLELSPRFVEIGYECEDEKVLRNTQFRLAISFEIVEASTTKRFWDEVNIKTANSVTTIGSQSCQQQIQTKTIKRVSFGIKQSLSFMSSTRPTHDVKSAMAALSRPATDVAFIKTCDEEKQALSKQPLNLCKALRNARQARPVCYGHLIDRQCADRHFQMYPLGTTANSDGWSIVTLSDILEGKGGLKPLISLAEKVQLALAIASSVLQLSKTPWLPEALTRKNIHFFRRDETLSYKYPFLLQSFPARPLQLSNTTTTPGCPSLNNPTLFALGILLLEIILGQSFEQLRSPDEKPVYGDYNGVIRNSIAAHKLLERVALINTAYQAVVQRCIDCTETRGLDEDGFRQEVYNDVVLELEAILESTKLGM from the exons ATGTCTGGCTTTGAAGTTGCTGGCATAGTCTTGGGGTCGCTCCCCTTGCTCGTCACGGCTTTAGAAACCTACTGCAAATTTATGCGCGATTGGGGCAAAGCACCATCAGAGCTGAAAAGCCTGAATCGCCAATTGACCACGGAACGAGCGAAATTATACAACGTCTGCGATCTTCTCATCAACGATGTTGTACCACAAAGAGATATCGAGCCAATGCTACTGAGTCCTTTTGGACCGCTATGGCGAGTCCCTGAGACAAATGACAAGATTCGGCGGAGGCTATGGGATGCCTACGATCCATTTGAGGAGACCATTGTCGAGATACAAGAGGCGCTTGAGGCTATTATGAGTCGATTGAGGGTGCAAATATCTCAAGATGGCCAG GTCGAATGGGTAAACAAGAATCGCATGACCAGAGAATTCAAGAAGCTTTTGTATCGCCTCCACAGAGACGATTACAAAGACGATATTGCTACTATATCAAAAGGCATCAGCGATCTTGAGTCGTTGACTAAGTTGAGTATAAGACTTGAACCCAGTCGGAGGAAACAATCTCGCGGCAAGCTTTTCAAGATCTTACGAGATCTTTCGACCAGTATCTATCGAGCCCTCTGCTCCAGCATCCTCTGCACCGATGCCCATGACGTAAGTCTTGAGTTATCTCCGCGCTTCGTCGAGATAGGATACGAGTGCGAAGACGAGAAAGTTTTGAGAAATACCCAATTCAGGTTGGCCATCTCTTTTGAGATAGTAGAAGCCTCAACAACAAAGAGATTTTGGGACGAGGTGAACATCAAAACAGCAAATTCGGTCACAACAATAGGATCGCAGTCATGTCAACAACAAATTCAGACAAAAACTATCAAGAGAGTGTCGTTCGGGATCAAGCAAAGCCTATCATTCATGAGTTCGACAAGACCAACGCACGATGTCAAATCAGCCATGGCAGCGTTGAGCCGTCCTGCCACAGACGTAGCTTTCATCAAGACCTGCGACGAAGAGAAGCAAGCGTTATCGAAACAACCTCTCAACCTTTGCAAGGCTTTGAGAAACGCTAGACAAGCACGACCCGTCTGTTACGGCCACCTCATTGACAGACAGTGCGCAGATCGGCATTTCCAAATGTATCCGTTGGGAACCACAGCCAACAGTGATGGCTGGTCGATAGTGACCTTGAGTGACATCCTCGAGGGTAAAGGAGGTCTCAAGCCGTTGATCTCTCTGGCCGAGAAGGTTCAACTTGCACTTGCTATCGCATCGAGTGTTCTGCAATTGAGCAAAACTCCATGGCTTCCAGAAGCTTTAACAAGGAAAAACATTCATTTCTTTCGAAGAGATGAAACCCTTTCGTACAAATACCCTTTTCTCCTACAGAGTTTTCCAGCACGGCCCCTCCAACTTTCAAATACTACAACTACACCTGGATGCCCCTCGTTAAATAACCCTACGCTGTTTGCACTAGGGATTCTTCTTCTGGAGATAATCCTTGGCCAGTCATTCGAGCAACTTCGGTCTCCAGACGAGAAGCCCGTTTATGGTGACTACAATGGTGTGATCCGTAATTCAATTGCGGCACACAAACTGTTGGAGAGGGTTGCTTTGATTAACACGGCGTATCAGGCTGTAGTTCAGAGATGCATAGACTGTACCGAGACTCGTGGGTTGGATGAGGATGGGTTCAGGCAGGAGGTTTACAACGATGTTGTTCTAGAGCTTGAGGCTATTCTGGAGTCCACCAAGCTGGGTATGTAA